From the Helicoverpa armigera isolate CAAS_96S chromosome 27, ASM3070526v1, whole genome shotgun sequence genome, one window contains:
- the LOC110376190 gene encoding uncharacterized protein LOC110376190, whose translation MKSCVLIALLAALASCVHAAAVPVPTNAPTVVGAVQPGDWLMGIGTTNSAAQPDYVITKRLRYTLGSMYRVNAVIIRELGAAQGGAPAFVGGLGTNDVTVVLVSARGRGLHYRVELWGHDTTGADLGPDRPLITIAEF comes from the exons ATGAAGAGCTGTGTCCTGATCGCGCTGTTAGCGGCACTGGCGAGCTGCGTGCACGCGGCGGCCGTGCCGGTGCCGACCAACGCGCCCACCGTCGTCGGCGCCGTGCAGCCCGGAGACTGGCTCATGGGGAT AGGGACTACCAATAGTGCAGCACAGCCGGACTACGTGATCACGAAGAGGCTGCGCTACACGCTGGGCAGCATGTACCGGGTGAACGCCGTGATCATCCGGGAGCTGGGCGCGGCGCAGGGGGGGGCGCCGGCCTTCGTGGGCGGGCTCGGCACCAACGACGTCACCGTGGTGCTGGTGTCGGCGCGCGGCCGCGGCCTGCACTACCGCGTCGAGCTGTGGGGACACGACACCACCGGCGCAGACCTCGGACCCGACAGACCACTCATCACAATCGCCGAATTCTAA
- the LOC126055285 gene encoding uncharacterized protein LOC126055285 has translation MCVRARACVCACACALLIALALAEHDKRAEMSPMPFLMATRYGRSSPPARHLAPRNDRFFMSTRYGKRSDTLSAGVRGGEAGLAGGAGGAGGAGRLLCEFTGVFPLYRCRHKPPAYRKRSAEVLGDQEEE, from the exons ATGTGTGTGCGCGCGCGTGCGTGTGTGTGCGCGTGCGCGTGCGCGCTGCTCATCGCGCTCGCTCTCGCCGAACACGACAAGCGAGCTGAGA TGTCTCCGATGCCGTTCCTGATGGCGACGCGCTACGGACGCAGCTCGCCGCCCGCCAGACACCTCGCGCCCAGGAACGACAG GTTCTTCATGAGCACGCGTTACGGCAAGCGGTCGGACACGCTGAGCGCGGGTGTGCGCGGGGGTGAGGCAGGGCTGGCAggcggcgcggggggcgcggGAGGGGCGGGGAGGCTGCTGTGCGAGTTCACCGGCGTGTTCCCGCTGTACCGCTGTCGGCACAAGCCGCCCGCGTACCGCAA GAGGAGTGCGGAGGTGCTCGGCGACCAAGAAGAGGAGTAA
- the LOC110376204 gene encoding uncharacterized protein LOC110376204: MSEAPAVKSCCVTRCPNTSATPNVKFFAFPDARYKSYHRKRWVQTIRRRNNSKWWTPEPHSVVCSEHFVSGRPSRTCKNRDYVPSVFVSHSSKTNGDFEVRSVSMKQFALAYVAQAPLLDPPTRDNLRTARRRAAYARLARQLHIPERMARHWEGRLREYHAAQLYALPQRGPRWLRAVHARLCRQPTAAATASGDGASEHADKEDTDKTEGTAVSGTPRADSDVCTVDAHTWWRRVWAGGLVAALAAAAQARGALCSTALYTLVRRELRRRVPLPDLHELWVSVQRAALEQVRAAGRAGDVGAVPAEAARVAELVLLHTDVAAQRLLDDESVTLHEEAAALHALWRLVQRHALEDAAEPLRLARRWSRLHRDYCASGRSASLVVLQRRWHELKLQARRRLAAHWRRPLPAPAPLPATLPPLPAPIHLAILKRYPHVATEAQVSWRELVTERRVVRQPLPEQLLSDDSADETDRELSPDSHAVTPASDAVTPAADADTSPISADTPAISADISATSADMSAISAVAPAISADIPAISADTPAISEDTPAVSADTPAISADISATSADMSAISAVAPPISADIPAISADAPAISADTLTISEDTPAVGADTPAISADTLVTSADTPAISADALKIINSSRADIQASPPEPPDIKPDLLVPLNIAAASTQSASAPALLVPSHVGAAPKREECDTDAEDNLVIDESCGKQLSPAKPLRRDETSDTIAVLRSIDPSAVTAEIVFDSDDDDSEPSAQDARVESPLPRTRRAESISSRLFFDDDDVTPADDVTSADDVTTEPLEQKVPVNTPAIDPKLLLEARVCLVRLEHAPRRQREAPPPAPLKREAPPLAPLVRLEPRETPLVPHKREAAPLPAFVRIAPRKRPRSRAAASVQWDEQAGGGSAAAADADAREAALRRVLLRDIEQVRRRNQLLLTAQVKPIPATTAAPAADEPADHSADDDLTGSALVLPNALELSDALSRVAAAASTHRLIDTSYCCAARRHRAVNDTRRRIGLPPIDLHKYVCVCVCV, encoded by the exons ATGAGTGAAGCCCCAGCTGTTAAGAGCTGTTGTGTGACGAGGTGCCCGAACACTTCCGCGACCCCAAACGTGAAGTTTTTTGCGTTCCCTGATGCTAGGTATAAATCGTACCACAGGAAAAGATGGGTCCAGACTATTCGCCGCAGAAA CAACTCCAAGTGGTGGACGCCGGAGCCGCACAGCGTGGTGTGCAGCGAGCACTTCGTGTCGGGCCGGCCCAGCAGGACGTGCAAGAACCGGGACTACGTGCCCAGCGTGTTCGTCAGCCACTCCAGCAAGACCAATGGAGACTTTGA gGTGCGGTCGGTGTCCATGAAGCAGTTTGCGCTGGCGTACGTGGCGCAGGCGCCGCTGCTCGACCCGCCCACGCGGGACAACCTCCGCACC gcgcggcggcgggcggcgtaCGCGCGGCTGGCGCGGCAGCTGCACATCCCGGAGCGCATGGCGCGGCACTGGGAGGGCAGGCTGCGCGAGTACCACGCCGCGCAGCTGTACGCGCTGCCGCAGCGGGGCCCGCGCTGGCTGCGAGCCGTGCACGCGCGCCTCTGTCGCCAGCCCACTGCCGCGGCTACCGCGAGCGGTGACGGCGCTAGTGAACACGCTGACAAAGAAGACACCGACAAGACTGAAGGGACCGCCGTCAGTGGCACCCCGCGTGCCGACAGCGACGTCTGTACTGTTGACGCACACACT TGGTGGCGGCGCGTGTGGGCGGGCGGGCTggtggcggcgctggcggcggcggcgcaggCGCGCGGCGCGCTGTGCTCCACGGCGCTGTACACGCTGGTGCGGCGCGAGCTGCGGCGCCGCGTGCCGCTGCCCGACCTGCACGAGCTGTG GGTGAGCGTGCAGCGCGCGGCGCTGGAGCAGGTGCGTGCGGCGGGGCGCGCGGGGGACGTGGGCGCGGTGCCGGCGGAGGCGGCGCGCGTGGCGGAGCTGGTGCTGCTGCACACGGACGTGGCGGCGCAGCGCCTGCTGGACGACGAGAGCGTGACGCTGCACGAGGAGGCGGCGGCGCTGCACGCGCTGTGGCGGCTCGTGCAGCGCCACGCGCTCGAGGACGCGGCCGAGCCGCTGCGGCTGGCGCGGCGCTGGTCGCGCCTGCACCGCGACTACTGCGCCAG CGGGCGCAGCGCGTCGCTGGTGGTGCTGCAGCGGCGCTGGCACGAGCTGaagctgcaggcgcggcggcGGCTGGCCGCGCACTGGCGCCGCCCGctgcccgcgcccgcgccgctcccCGCGACGCTGCCTCCACTGCCCGCGCCCATACATCTCGCCATTCTCAAGCG GTACCCGCACGTGGCGACGGAGGCGCAGGTGTCGTGGCGCGAGCTGGTCACCGAGCGACGCGTCGTGCGACAGCCGCTC CCCGAGCAGTTACTCTCGGACGACAGCGCCGATGAAACGGATAGGGAGCTCTCCCCGGACAGCCACGCAGTCACGCCAGCCAGCGACGCAGTAACGCCGGCCGCCGACGCAGACACGTCGCCCATCAGCGCAGACACGCCAGCTATCAGCGCAGACATATCAGCCACTAGCGCAGACATGTCAGCCATCAGCGCAGTTGCCCCAGCCATCAGCGCAGACATACCAGCTATCAGCGCAGATACGCCAGCTATCAGCGAAGACACGCCGGCCGTCAGCGCAGACACGCCAGCTATCAGCGCAGACATATCAGCCACTAGCGCAGACATGTCAGCCATCAGCGCAGTTGCCCCACCCATCAGCGCAGACATACCAGCTATCAGCGCAGATGCCCCAGCCATCAGCGCAGACACGCTCACTATCAGCGAAGACACGCCGGCTGTCGGCGCAGACACGCCAGCTATCAGCGCAGACACGCTGGTCACCAGCGCAGACACGCCAGCCATCAGCGCAGACGcactcaaaataataaattcaa GTCGCGCCGACATACAAGCGTCGCCCCCGGAGCCGCCCGACATCAAGCCTGATCTACTTGTACCGCTCAACATCG CTGCCGCCAGCACGCAGTCAGCGAGTGCGCCGGCGCTGCTCGTTCCGTCACACGTCG GCGCCGCGCCCAAACGCGAGGAGTGCGACACCGACGCGGAAGACAACCTGGTCATCGACGAGTCTTGCGGCAAGCAGCTCAGTCCTGCCAAGCCGCTCAGACGTGACGAGACGAGCGACACTATAGCAGTGCTGCGTAGCATCGACCCCTCCGCCGTCACCGCAGAGATAGTGTTCGACAGCGACGACGACGACAGTGAGCCTTCTGCGCAAGACGCTAGAGTCGAGAGTCCTCTGCCGCGCACGCGCCGGGCCGAGTCTATCAGCAGCCGCCTGTTCTTCGACGACGATGACGTCACGCCTGCCGATGACGTCACGTCTGCCGATGACGTCACCACTGAACCGCTCGAACAGAAGGTGCCAGTGAACACGCCTGCTATCG ACCCGAAGCTGCTACTAGAGGCGCGCGTGTGCCTCGTGCGGCTCGAGCACGCGCCGCGACGCCAGCGCGAGGCACCGCCCCCCGCGCCTCTCAAGCGCGAGGCACCACCCCTCGCACCCCTCGTGCGCCTCGAGCCACGCGAGACGCCCCTCGTGCCGCACAAGCGCGAGGCGGCCCCCCTGCCGGCCTTCGTGCGCATCGCGCCGCGCAAGAGGCCTCGCagccgcgccgccgccagcgtGCAGTGGG ACGAGCAGGCGGGCGGGGGCTCGGCAGCCGCGGCCGACGCGGACGCGCGGGAGGCGGCGCTGCGGCGCGTGCTGCTGCGCGACATCGAGCAGGTGCGGCGCCGCAACCAGCTGCTGCTCACCGCGCAGGTCAAGCCCATACCCGCC ACGACAGCAGCGCCCGCAGCCGACGAGCCAGCCGACCACAGCGCGGACGACGACCTCAcag GGTCGGCGCTGGTGCTGCCGAACGCGCTGGAGCTGTCCGACGCGCTCTCCCGGGTCGCG GCGGCGGCGTCGACGCATCGGCTGATAGACACGTCGTACTGCTGCGCGGCGAGACGACACCGCGCCGTCAACGACACGCGACGCCGCATCGGCCTGCCGCCCATCGACCTGCACAagtacgtgtgtgtgtgtgtgtgtgtgtga